TCCGCGACGGGCTGCCCGAGGTGGCGGTGAAGTTCGCGGTCACCAACGGCTCGGTCTGGAACCACTCCCGCGTCCTGACCCACCTCGGCCTGACCCGCGACCTGGTGCGCGGGGCCAACACCCAGCACTGGCGGCTGTCCCGACCGCGCTGGACGCGCACGGAGGACTGGCTGGGGGAGGTGCCCGAGCCGCTCGGCGCCGAGGAGGGGTACGCCGAGCTCGTGCGCCGCTGGCTGCGCTCCTTCGGTCCAGGCACCGAGACGGACCTGGTCTGGTGGCTCGGCGCGACCAAGGGCGCCGTGCGCGCGGCGCTGGCCGACGTCGAGGCGGTGGAGGTGTCGCTGGACGGCGGCGCGACCGGCTACGTGCTGCCCGACGACGTCGAGCCCGAGGAGCCGGTCGAGCCGTGGGCGGCGCTGCTGCCGGTGCTCGACCCGACGGTCATGGGCTGGAAGCAGCGCGACTTCTACCTCGGCCCGCACGGCCCCCAGCTCTTCGACCGCAACGGCAACGCCGGGACCACGGCCTGGTGGGACGGCCGGGTCGTCGGCTGCTGGGTCCAGGACGACGCCGGCGTGGTCGAGGTCCGGCTGCTGCAGGAGTTGCCGCGCGCGGCCGCCGCCGCCTTCCGGGTCGAGGCCCAGCGGCTGACCGACTGGCTGGACGGCGTCCGCGTCGGCACCGTCTACCCTTCAGCGGCGATGAAGACGGTCGAGTGGGTGCACCCCTGATGGCGCGCCGATGACGCGGGAGCAGCCGAAGCAGGCGCCGCCGCCCGTGCAGCGCCTGCGGGTGCGCTACGCCAAGCGCGGCCGGCTGCGCTTCACCAGCCACCGCGACTTCAGCCGCGCCTTCGAGCGCGCGGTGTTCCGGGCCCGGCTGCCGATGGCGTACTCCTCCGGCTTCAACCCCCACCCCCGCATCTCCTACGCCGGCGCGTCGCCGACGGGCGCGGCCAGCGAGGCGGAGTACCTCGAGCTCGCCCTGGCCGAGCTGGTCGACCCCGCCGCGGTCCACGCCGCCCTGGACGAGGCCCTGCCCGACGGCCTGGACGTGGTCGAGGTCGTCGAGTCACCCGGCGGCGCCCTTGCCGACCTGCTCCAGGCCAGCCGCTGGCGGGTCGCCGTCCCCGTCCCACCCACCGCCGTGGAGACCGCCGCCGACCTGTTCCTGGCCGCGCCGGAGGTGCTCGTGCAGCGGATGACCAAGAAGGGGCTGCGCGACTTCGACGCCCGCGCCGCGGTGCTGGCCCTGACCGTGGTCCCGGACGGCGAGGGCGCGGCCCTGGACCTGGTGCTGCGCCACCTGGAGCCCGCCGTGCGTCCCGACGACGTGCTCTCCGGGCTGTCCGTCGTGGGCGGGTTGGTGCTGGACGGCGTACCGCTCCTGACGCGGCTGGCGCAGGGGTCCTACGACGAGGCGACCGGCGGCATCGGCGACCCGCTGAGGCCGTGAAAATCACTTGACCTCGACCGGCTGTGCGATACTCGCCACAGGTCGACCCGTTCGACCCGACGACTCCGCCTTGTGCGGGGCTCGCCGACGCCAGACCGCGACGCGGCCGGCGGGTCGGTGACAGCGACCAGGCCAGGCAGACACCAGCGACCGCGGCAGGAGCCGGCACGGCCCCGGTGTGACACCACGTGGGTGTCGTCGCCATGAAGGCTTGATGCTGCGCCCGGGCGTGCCCGGGACGCGGCGATGACCACCTGGGTGCAGCGCACCCGGGTCGAGGAGCAGCACATGCCCGACGACGAGCTCACCACCACCCCGGACGCCACCCCGGAGGGCACCCCGGACGCCGGCGGCGACACGCCGGCACCGGCCAAGAAGGCGGCGCGCAAGGCCCCCGCGAAGAAGGCCGCGGCCAAGAAGGCGGTGGCCGAGAAGACCACGGCCAAGAAGACGGCCGCGAAGAAGACCACCACCAAGAAGGCGGCCAAGGCCGCCGAGCCGGCCCCCGCTGACGAGCCCGTCGACGAGGCCGCGGCCGCGCCGGCGCTCGCCGAGGCCGCGGCGCCCGAGGCGGCCCCCGAGGCGGCGGGGACGGCGGTGCTGTTCCAGGTCCCGGAGCCGGTGGTCACCACCCGCAAGCGCTCGGCCCGCAAGACCACGAAGAAGGCCGCCGAGGTGCCGGCCCAGCCGGTCGCCGAGCCGGTCGCCGAGGAGCCGGTCGCCGAGGCGCCCGTCGCCGAGGAGCCGGCGGCCGAGGCCGGGCCCAAGAAGAAGACCACGCGCAAGAGCAGCAGGAAGAAGGCCGAGCCCGAGCCGGTCGCGGACGAGCCCGAGGACGAGGACGAGACGGCCGAGCTGCCGGCGCCTGGGACCGAGCAGGCCGACGAGCAGGCCGACGGGTCCGACGAGTCCGACGAGGCCAGCGACGACCAGGGCGACGACCAGGGCGACGAGCAGGGCGACGAGCAGGGCGAGGGCGGCGGCTCCGGCCGCCGGCGCCGCCGTCGCGGCGGCCGTCGCCGGCGCAAGTCGGGCGGCGGGGACGCCGAGGGCTCCGACGAGGGCGAGCAGGCCGAGACCGACGGCGAGGCGGACGGCGAGTCCGGCGAGGCCGAGAGCGACAGCAGCGACGCGGGTGAGTCCGGCGAGGGCGGCACGTCGCGCCGTCGACGCCGGCGCCGGCGCTCGGGCGACGACGGTGGTGGCAGCTCCGACGACCCGGAGAACACCGTCACCCGCGTGCGCCGCGGCCGCTCGGCCGAGGACCAGATCACCGCGGTGTCCGGCTCGACCCGCCTGGAGGCCAAGAAGCAGCGCCGCCGCGAGGGCCGCGAGGCGGGCCGCCGGCGCGCGCCGATCGTCAGCGAGGCCGAGTTCCTGGCCCGCCGC
This genomic window from Nocardioides anomalus contains:
- a CDS encoding winged helix DNA-binding domain-containing protein, which produces MRHIPDDERRWRLARRHAVAPAYRVDGPEAATRAVTVLHATEPATVYLSVLARVDGVTVADVDRALYAERTLVKQLAMRRTLFVFPRDLLPAAWGSASVRVAEAERNRMAKDVEKAGVADDGHAWLDRSRAAILAELAGRPEGMTAIEIRDGLPEVAVKFAVTNGSVWNHSRVLTHLGLTRDLVRGANTQHWRLSRPRWTRTEDWLGEVPEPLGAEEGYAELVRRWLRSFGPGTETDLVWWLGATKGAVRAALADVEAVEVSLDGGATGYVLPDDVEPEEPVEPWAALLPVLDPTVMGWKQRDFYLGPHGPQLFDRNGNAGTTAWWDGRVVGCWVQDDAGVVEVRLLQELPRAAAAAFRVEAQRLTDWLDGVRVGTVYPSAAMKTVEWVHP
- a CDS encoding TIGR03936 family radical SAM-associated protein gives rise to the protein MTREQPKQAPPPVQRLRVRYAKRGRLRFTSHRDFSRAFERAVFRARLPMAYSSGFNPHPRISYAGASPTGAASEAEYLELALAELVDPAAVHAALDEALPDGLDVVEVVESPGGALADLLQASRWRVAVPVPPTAVETAADLFLAAPEVLVQRMTKKGLRDFDARAAVLALTVVPDGEGAALDLVLRHLEPAVRPDDVLSGLSVVGGLVLDGVPLLTRLAQGSYDEATGGIGDPLRP